The Miscanthus floridulus cultivar M001 chromosome 17, ASM1932011v1, whole genome shotgun sequence genome has a window encoding:
- the LOC136515067 gene encoding histone-lysine N-methyltransferase, H3 lysine-9 specific SUVH1-like, producing MYRASNFVPDPNQVLLDAKPLRSLAPMFPAPMGVNVNQSSTPPLVCVTPVGQFPAGFGAGNLPAFGSFTTFSATANGVSCTGTSANGAIDATPISAYKTRSSISLGDDDPYSGNQTLASGRKARRGRPPGSGRDGPNGKVKRPKPTYKNFVAGKELAFLSSSSNPSPREIVEAVHMAFEALRRRHLQMDETQDASRRADLKAGAIMMASNIRANTGKRVGTVPGVEIGDIFYFRMELCIIGLHAPSMGGIDYMTTKFENDEDSVAICIVSAGGYENEDDDTDVLVYSGQGGNSRNTEERHDQKLERGNLALERSLHRKNVIRVVRGFKDPFCLTGKIYIYDGLYKIHESWKEKTRSGIHCFKYKLLREPGQRDGAALWKMTQRWIDSPATRGSVLLADLSSKAETVPVCLVNEVDHEKGPGHFTYTNQVKYLRPLSSMKKLQGCGCQSVCLPGDASCACGQHNGGDLPYSSLGLLSCRKPMIYECGESCNCSTNCRNRVTQKGARLHFEVFKTTNRGWGLRCWEPVRAGSFICEYAGEVIDELKVNLNDSEDDYIFQTVCPGEKTLKWNCGPELIGEDSTYVSADEFEPLPIKISAKNMGNVSRFMNHSCSPNVFWQPVQYDHGDDGHPHIMFFALKHIPPMTELTYDYGVAGAESSGSGSRRTKNCMCGSQNCRGLF from the coding sequence ATGTACAGGGCCTCGAATTTCGTACCTGATCCTAATCAGGTGCTCCTGGATGCCAAGCCATTAAGGTCTTTAGCTCCAATGTTCCCTGCCCCCATGGGAGTCAATGTTAATCAATCAAGTACACCACCATTGGTCTGTGTCACTCCGGTTGGTCAATTTCCAGCAGGGTTTGGTGCAGGGAACCTTCCTGCCTTTGGATCGTTCACTACTTTCAGTGCCACTGCAAATGGTGTTTCTTGTACAGGCACCAGTGCTAATGGTGCCATTGATGCCACCCCTATCTCTGCATACAAGACAAGGTCAAGCATATCACTTGGTGATGATGACCCTTACTCAGGTAACCAAACTTTGGCATCTGGACGGAAGGCTAGGAGAGGCCGTCCTCCTGGCTCTGGTCGTGATGGCCCAAATGGTAAGGTAAAGCGCCCTAAGCCCACATACAAGAATTTTGTTGCTGGCAAAGAGCTTGCCTTTCTGTCATCTTCATCCAATCCCAGTCCCAGGGAGATTGTGGAAGCAGTTCACATGGCCTTTGAGGCACTCCGGCGAAGACATCTGCAGATGGATGAAACACAGGACGCTAGCAGACGTGCAGACTTGAAGGCTGGTGCCATCATGATGGCCAGTAACATCAGGGCGAATACGGGCAAGAGGGTAGGAACTGTACCTGGAGTTGAAATAGGGGATATTTTCTATTTCAGGATGGAGCTGTGTATCATTGGATTGCATGCACCTAGTATGGGAGGCATTGATTACATGACTACTAAATTTGAAAATGATGAGGATTCTGTAGCCATATGTATCGTCTCTGCAGGAGGTTATGAGAATGAGGATGATGACACAGATGTGCTGGTGTACAGTGGTCAAGGGGGAAATAGTAGGAATACTGAAGAGAGGCATGACCAGAAGCTTGAGAGGGGTAACCTAGCTCTTGAGAGGAGTTTGCATAGGAAGAATGTGATAAGGGTTGTACGTGGCTTCAAGGATCCATTTTGCCTAACTGGGAAAATTTACATATATGATGGCCTCTACAAGATTCATGAGTCCTGGAAGGAGAAAACAAGGTCTGGTATCCATTGCTTCAAGTACAAGCTGCTGCGTGAACCTGGACAGCGTGATGGAGCTGCATTATGGAAGATGACTCAGAGATGGATAGATAGTCCTGCTACCAGAGGCAGTGTTCTACTAGCTGATCTGTCATCTAAGGCTGAAACTGTGCCAGTTTGTCTTGTCAATGAGGTAGACCATGAGAAAGGACCTGGACATTTCACCTATACTAATCAGGTCAAATACTTGAGGCCTCTCAGTTCTATGAAAAAGTTGCAGGGCTGTGGATGCCAGAGTGTTTGCCTGCCTGGTGATGCCAGTTGTGCTTGTGGACAACATAATGGAGGTGATTTACCCTACAGTTCATTAGGATTGTTGTCATGCCGCAAACCGATGATCTATGAATGTGGTGAATCTTGCAACTGTTCTACAAATTGCCGGAACAGAGTGACCCAAAAAGGGGCCAGGCTACATTTTGAGGTCTTCAAGACCACCAATCGAGGCTGGGGTCTTCGCTGCTGGGAACCTGTTCGTGCTGGTTCATTTATATGTGAGTATGCTGGCGAGGTCATTGATGAGCTCAAAGTTAATTTGAATGATAGTGAAGATGATTACATTTTTCAAACTGTATGCCCTGGTGAGAAGACTTTAAAATGGAACTGTGGACCTGAACTGATAGGTGAGGATAGCACGTATGTATCGGCTGATGAATTTGAGCCACTGCCTATCAAGATAAGTGCAAAAAACATGGGAAATGTCTCCCGTTTCATGAACCACAGTTGCTCACCCAATGTCTTCTGGCAACCAGTTCAATATGATCATGGAGATGATGGACACCCACATATAATGTTCTTTGCACTGAAGCATATTCCACCCATGACAGAACTGACTTATGACTATGGTGTTGCCGGAGCTGAATCTAGTGGTTCAGGTTCTCGTAGAACGAAGAACTGCATGTGTGGATCACAAAACTGCCGGGGATTATTTTGA
- the LOC136518927 gene encoding probable calcium-binding protein CML9, translating to MAEKLTPEQVDECKEIFDLFDADEDGRIATGELVTALRSLGQNVDEAEARRFLEDAGAGAGTIDLAAFLAVAARKMGARQSEERLAECFDVFDDARSGSIPAEQLRQVMVSHGDRLTEEEADAMLREADPSGEGRVEYKHYVKVLLRDK from the exons ATGGCGGAGAAGCTGACGCCGGAGCAGGTCGACGAGTGCAAGGAAATCTTCGACCTGTTCGACGCCGACGAGGACG GTCGCATCGCCACGGGCGAGCTCGTGACGGCGCTGCGGTCCCTGGGCCAGAACGTGGACGAGGCGGAGGCGCGGCGCTTCCTGGAGGAcgcgggcgccggcgccggcaccaTCGACCTCGCGGCGTTCCTTGCCGTGGCGGCGCGCAAGATGGGCGCCAGGCAGTCGGAGGAGCGCCTCGCGGAGTGCTTCGACGTGTTCGACGACGCCCGCAGTGGGTCCATCCCCGCGGAGCAGCTGCGGCAGGTGATGGTGAGCCACGGCGACCGGCTCACGGAGGAGGAGGCCGACGCGATGCTCCGCGAGGCCGACCCCAGCGGCGAGGGCCGCGTCGAGTACAAGCACTACGTCAAGGTGCTGCTCAGGGACAAGTAG
- the LOC136517766 gene encoding uncharacterized protein, which produces MAATAVTVSTSVRTSSSGHSRGGPNVRPQARLARSPLLGRPPSPRRRLRTALAASSGKQKPPGEEEEQVPAWAKPGADEPPPWVRDGGAARGPEEAGQVPFYAYLLASAITAIAAIGSIFEYTNQRPVFGIVSSDSALYAPILGFFVFTGIPTSAFLWFKAVQTANREAEEQDRRDGFL; this is translated from the exons ATGGCGGCCACAGCGGTGACCGTCTCCACCTCCGTGCGCACCTCCTCATCAGGGCATAGTAGGGGCGGTCCGAACGTGAGGCCTCAGGCCCGTCTCGCCCGTTCGCCACTACTCGGcaggccgccgtcgccgcgccgGAGGCTGCGGACGGCCTTGGCCGCGTCGTCGGGCAAGCAAAAGCCGccgggcgaggaggaggagcaggtccCCGCGTGGGCCAAGCCCGGCGCGGACGAGCCTCCGCCCTGGGTGCGCGATGGCGGGGCCGCACGGGGACCGGAGGAGGCCGGGCAGGTCCCGTTCTACGCGTACCTGCTCGCGTCCGCGATCACCGCCATCGCCGCG ATCGGCTCCATCTTCGAGTACACCAACCAGCGGCCGGTGTTCGGGATCGTCAGCTCCGACAGCGCCCTGTACGCGCCGATCCTGGGCTTCTTCGTCTTCACCGGCATCCCGACCTCC GCGTTTCTGTGGTTCAAGGCCGTGCAGACGGCGAACAGAGAGGCCGAGGAGCAAGACCGCAGAGACGGATTCCTGTGA